From Streptomyces griseorubiginosus, one genomic window encodes:
- a CDS encoding sterol desaturase family protein: MPNLPDVVVWSIPAFVLLTVVEVISVRIHPDEDAAGYETRDAATSVGMGLGSLFFDFLWKIPIVAIYTAIHELTPLRVPVLWWTVPLMLLAQDFFYYWSHRGHHVIRILWACHVVHHSSRKFNLTTALRQPWTSLTVWPFYVPLIAAGVHPAALAFCSSANLVYQFWIHTERIDKMPRWFEFVFNTPSHHRVHHASQGGYLDRNFGGILIVWDRIFGSFVAETVRPVYGLTKNINTFNPIKVATHEYVAIIKDIKKARSWRERAGRVFRGPGWGPAPAPDTAEETVPA, translated from the coding sequence ATGCCGAACCTCCCCGATGTCGTGGTCTGGTCCATACCCGCCTTCGTGCTGCTCACCGTCGTCGAGGTGATCAGCGTCCGCATCCATCCCGACGAGGACGCGGCGGGCTACGAGACGAGAGATGCCGCCACCAGCGTCGGCATGGGACTCGGCAGCCTCTTCTTCGACTTCCTCTGGAAGATCCCCATCGTCGCGATCTACACGGCGATCCACGAACTCACCCCGCTGCGCGTCCCCGTCCTGTGGTGGACGGTCCCCCTGATGCTGCTAGCGCAGGACTTCTTCTACTACTGGTCCCACCGTGGCCACCACGTCATCCGCATCCTGTGGGCCTGCCACGTCGTCCACCACTCCAGCCGGAAGTTCAACCTCACCACCGCGCTGCGCCAGCCCTGGACGAGCCTGACCGTCTGGCCGTTCTACGTCCCCTTGATCGCCGCGGGAGTCCACCCGGCCGCGCTCGCCTTCTGCTCCTCCGCGAACCTCGTCTACCAGTTCTGGATCCACACCGAACGCATCGACAAGATGCCCCGCTGGTTCGAGTTCGTGTTCAACACCCCGTCCCACCACCGCGTCCACCACGCCTCCCAGGGCGGCTATCTGGACCGCAACTTCGGCGGGATCCTCATCGTGTGGGACCGCATCTTCGGCTCGTTCGTCGCGGAGACCGTACGGCCGGTCTATGGGTTGACCAAGAACATCAACACGTTCAACCCGATCAAGGTGGCCACCCATGAGTACGTGGCGATCATCAAGGACATCAAGAAAGCACGGAGTTGGCGCGAACGGGCGGGCCGAGTCTTCCGGGGGC